In one window of Nocardioides sp. DNA:
- the mobF gene encoding MobF family relaxase produces MKFYRGAAAAARAYVEADHSRADDYYLAEGEGVAERFVADTAVASAGFMDGDAYERWAGGYEVDTGLAKGRISKHERALRFVEVVVNGPKTWSIAAALHPEISTAYDAAQRRAASEIVGWLAEHSTTRVGPRGRQVQVPVGKIEAAAIRHYTSRAGDPHRHLHLQINAKVFAAGTWRALHSVGTRDSIEAINGIGHAAVMCDPEFRQALASLGYSVDETGEIEQLAPYVGRFSQRTRQITQNLDTYEAAWRRSHPDQEPGPQLRRSWDRRAWNDGRDRKGAPKDGAAIVAAWNDELHEVGFRAPSAPMAVSHTPIGALDRDAAVQLLITRLGAKRSAWNAADIRGEAEKLVASQGVIAERSTRAELAEDLCARVIAVCQRLLDRDDVPQHVRSLTSQHVLDVEADLVASLISRAAQPIEPARRVRDIEHLDPAQQEVVAALAGDAALLVIEGAAGTGKTTTLAAAASAIEARDRRLVVVTPTLKAAQVVEQQIGATAFTAAKLAYEHGYAWDEDGRWSHAEKARQEIDAAARLLPGDVLLVDEAGMLDQDTAHALCAIADRAGATLALLGDRHQLPAVGRGGVLDLAARWVRPEGHLELESVHRFSDPVYAELSLLMRTGERTGEVFDSLVARGSITLHATEVERTAALAEIGVDELVVADTREQVGTLNAAIRDARTHGGERDGEPVTRHGERIGLGDRVATRRNDRDLGVANRDTWIVAGIGDDGSLLVFGRAGHRELPRSYVAEHVELAYATTVYGAQGDTVDAAHLVIGETTGAAAAYVAMTRGRHANTAHLVAESLDDARRQWVEVFSRDRADLGPARAAERAADDIERYGPRAPRRSAALQAALLATGGRRPPDPVPAPRDRARLGMGR; encoded by the coding sequence GTGAAGTTCTACCGGGGCGCGGCCGCTGCCGCACGGGCCTACGTCGAGGCGGACCACTCCCGCGCCGACGACTACTACCTCGCGGAGGGCGAGGGTGTCGCCGAGCGGTTCGTCGCGGACACCGCGGTGGCATCGGCCGGCTTCATGGACGGCGACGCCTACGAGCGCTGGGCCGGTGGCTACGAGGTCGACACCGGGCTGGCCAAAGGGAGGATCAGCAAGCACGAGCGAGCGCTGCGATTCGTCGAGGTCGTCGTCAACGGGCCCAAGACCTGGTCCATCGCCGCCGCCCTCCACCCCGAGATCTCGACTGCGTACGACGCCGCCCAGCGACGCGCCGCCAGCGAGATCGTCGGCTGGCTCGCCGAGCACTCGACCACCCGCGTCGGCCCGCGCGGCAGGCAGGTGCAGGTGCCCGTTGGGAAGATCGAGGCCGCGGCCATCCGCCACTACACCTCCCGCGCCGGCGACCCCCACCGCCACCTTCACCTGCAGATCAACGCGAAGGTGTTCGCCGCCGGCACGTGGCGAGCGCTCCACTCCGTCGGAACACGCGACAGCATCGAGGCGATCAACGGCATCGGCCACGCCGCCGTTATGTGCGACCCCGAGTTCCGCCAAGCACTCGCATCGCTCGGCTACTCCGTCGACGAGACCGGCGAGATCGAGCAGCTCGCGCCGTACGTCGGCAGGTTCAGCCAGCGAACGAGACAGATCACGCAGAACTTGGACACGTACGAGGCCGCGTGGCGCAGGAGCCACCCCGACCAAGAACCCGGACCCCAGTTGCGACGCTCATGGGACCGCCGTGCCTGGAACGACGGCCGAGACAGAAAGGGCGCACCCAAGGACGGCGCCGCGATCGTCGCCGCGTGGAACGACGAGTTGCACGAGGTTGGCTTCCGGGCGCCGAGCGCCCCGATGGCGGTGAGCCACACCCCCATCGGCGCGCTGGACCGCGACGCGGCCGTTCAACTGTTGATCACCCGCCTCGGCGCCAAGCGCTCGGCTTGGAATGCAGCCGACATCCGAGGCGAGGCCGAGAAGCTCGTCGCCTCTCAAGGTGTCATCGCCGAGCGATCCACACGCGCGGAGCTCGCCGAGGACCTGTGCGCTCGGGTCATCGCGGTGTGCCAACGCCTACTCGACCGCGACGACGTGCCCCAGCACGTTCGCTCCCTGACCTCCCAGCACGTCCTGGACGTGGAGGCGGACCTCGTCGCCTCCCTGATCAGCCGCGCAGCTCAGCCGATCGAGCCGGCCCGCCGGGTGCGCGACATCGAGCACCTCGATCCCGCCCAGCAGGAGGTCGTCGCTGCACTCGCCGGAGACGCTGCACTGCTGGTCATCGAAGGTGCGGCCGGCACCGGAAAGACCACCACGCTCGCGGCAGCGGCCAGCGCGATCGAGGCACGCGACCGTCGTCTCGTCGTGGTCACACCGACACTGAAGGCCGCCCAGGTCGTCGAGCAGCAGATCGGCGCAACGGCGTTCACGGCCGCGAAGTTGGCCTACGAGCACGGCTACGCATGGGACGAGGACGGCCGCTGGTCGCACGCAGAGAAGGCCAGGCAGGAGATCGACGCCGCCGCGCGCCTGCTGCCCGGCGACGTACTCCTCGTCGACGAGGCCGGCATGCTCGACCAAGACACCGCCCACGCGTTGTGCGCGATCGCCGACCGTGCCGGGGCAACGCTCGCCCTGCTCGGGGACCGCCACCAACTCCCCGCCGTCGGCCGCGGCGGCGTCCTCGACCTCGCGGCCCGCTGGGTTCGCCCCGAGGGACACCTCGAGCTCGAGTCGGTCCACCGGTTCAGCGATCCGGTCTACGCCGAACTCAGCCTGCTCATGCGCACTGGTGAGCGAACCGGTGAGGTCTTCGACTCCCTCGTGGCACGTGGCTCGATCACCCTGCACGCCACCGAGGTCGAGCGCACCGCGGCGCTGGCCGAGATCGGCGTCGACGAGCTGGTCGTCGCCGACACCCGCGAACAGGTCGGCACCCTCAACGCAGCGATCCGCGACGCCCGGACGCACGGTGGTGAGCGAGATGGTGAGCCGGTCACCAGGCATGGCGAGCGCATCGGCCTCGGTGACCGCGTCGCCACCCGTCGTAACGATCGCGACCTCGGAGTCGCCAACCGCGACACCTGGATCGTCGCCGGCATCGGTGACGACGGCAGCCTGCTCGTCTTCGGGCGCGCCGGTCACCGGGAACTCCCCCGGTCCTACGTCGCCGAACACGTCGAGCTCGCCTACGCCACCACCGTGTACGGCGCTCAGGGCGACACCGTCGATGCCGCTCACCTGGTGATCGGGGAGACGACAGGTGCTGCCGCGGCGTACGTCGCCATGACCCGGGGCCGCCACGCCAACACCGCCCACCTCGTCGCCGAGTCCCTCGACGACGCGCGCCGTCAGTGGGTCGAGGTCTTCAGCCGCGACCGCGCCGACCTCGGGCCGGCTCGCGCTGCCGAGAGAGCCGCCGACGACATCGAGCGCTATGGCCCCCGTGCGCCACGTCGCTCGGCGGCCCTCCAGGCCGCGCTGCTCGCGACCGGCGGCCGCCGCCCGCCCGACCCAGTTCCAGCCCCGAGGGACCGGGCACGCCTGGGCATGGGTCGCTGA
- a CDS encoding excisionase family DNA-binding protein yields MAAPHAPKPDTQWMTLQQAAVYIAASVKTVRRRIASGELPAYVCGKRGLRVRRDDLDALMKPI; encoded by the coding sequence ATGGCCGCGCCGCACGCTCCGAAGCCGGACACCCAGTGGATGACCCTCCAGCAGGCCGCGGTCTACATCGCCGCCTCGGTCAAGACCGTCCGCCGCCGCATCGCCTCCGGCGAGCTGCCGGCCTACGTCTGCGGAAAGCGCGGCCTCCGCGTTCGCCGCGACGACCTCGACGCACTCATGAAGCCAATCTGA